In one Phycisphaeraceae bacterium genomic region, the following are encoded:
- the moaA gene encoding GTP 3',8-cyclase MoaA has translation MAVTLPIFESRPERPEYAQGPRSLAAVKLLRLSITDRCNLRCQYCMPEGGVHFHEKADLLSASEIIAVAEAARAVGVTHFKVTGGEPTVRADVVEIVRGLAALRPVDLSLTTNGMLLERLAEDLKRAGLDRITVSLDSLQADRFAQITGASTTLGLQALPTLWRGINAAVAAGFKKLKLNVVVMGGINDDEVSDFARLTIDHPWTVRFIEYMPLGDSRLIDDAERYTVDNESVRQRISAEVGSLMPVLRTDEPGVGPGEVYQLEGARGRLGFISAMSRPFCETCNRLRLTAMGQLRSCLFDGGEVDVLAALRPVPLPSRIIDLMGQCVAMKPEVHSSRGNRAMSQLGG, from the coding sequence ATGGCGGTCACTTTGCCGATCTTCGAGTCTCGCCCCGAGCGCCCCGAATATGCGCAAGGGCCACGTAGTCTCGCAGCAGTCAAGCTACTTCGGCTAAGTATTACAGACCGCTGTAACCTCCGTTGTCAGTACTGCATGCCGGAGGGTGGTGTTCATTTTCACGAAAAAGCAGACCTGCTTTCCGCTTCAGAAATCATTGCTGTGGCGGAGGCGGCGCGTGCTGTTGGTGTCACCCATTTCAAAGTGACTGGTGGTGAGCCGACGGTTCGTGCCGATGTAGTTGAGATTGTGCGAGGTTTGGCAGCATTGCGTCCCGTTGATCTTTCATTGACGACAAACGGGATGCTGCTCGAACGACTTGCGGAAGATCTCAAACGGGCTGGTCTTGATCGAATTACAGTTAGCCTTGACTCTCTTCAGGCGGATCGTTTCGCGCAAATTACGGGGGCATCGACCACGCTTGGTCTTCAGGCGCTGCCGACGTTGTGGCGGGGTATCAATGCTGCTGTCGCAGCTGGCTTCAAGAAGCTCAAACTCAATGTAGTCGTGATGGGGGGGATAAACGACGATGAGGTGTCGGACTTCGCGCGTCTGACTATTGACCATCCGTGGACAGTACGTTTCATCGAGTACATGCCGCTGGGTGACAGCCGGTTGATTGATGATGCGGAGCGGTACACCGTTGATAATGAGTCAGTTCGCCAACGGATTTCCGCGGAAGTCGGTTCCCTGATGCCGGTACTTCGAACAGACGAGCCGGGTGTCGGTCCCGGCGAGGTTTATCAACTCGAAGGCGCAAGGGGACGACTCGGCTTCATCAGCGCGATGAGCCGTCCGTTTTGTGAGACGTGTAATCGACTTCGCCTGACCGCCATGGGGCAACTGCGAAGCTGCCTCTTTGACGGCGGAGAGGTGGACGTGCTTGCTGCATTACGACCGGTGCCGTTGCCGTCGCGCATCATTGACCTCATGGGACAGTGTGTAGCCATGAAACCCGAAGTTCATTCGTCGCGAGGCAATCGTGCGATGTCACAGCTCGGCGGATAA
- a CDS encoding D-hexose-6-phosphate mutarotase, protein MKDLNQQFAIPSAAQFLPGEGNLTRLEIRTAIAAADIYLHGAHVTHYQRRGEQPILWMSKRSWFDVSEPIRGGVPVIFPWFGPRKDGPKSPNHGFARLVPWEIESVKQANDGVVTAVLTFRTNEQTRSIWPHDAELRYTVVVGSTLVMSLEVRNTGQSVFRFEEALHTYFTVSDVRQISIRGLEGVTYLDKAPGASSLRVTQDGQPITIVSETDRVYMATRSTCVLEDPGSGRRTVIEKDGSDTTVVWNPWIAKAAAMPDFGNDEWTQMVCIETANVGDNAVELAPGTTHLMRATLK, encoded by the coding sequence ATGAAAGACCTCAATCAACAATTTGCGATACCTAGCGCAGCTCAATTTCTGCCGGGTGAAGGCAATCTGACCAGGCTCGAAATCCGTACTGCCATTGCGGCGGCGGATATCTATCTCCATGGCGCGCATGTCACGCACTATCAACGACGGGGCGAACAGCCGATTCTGTGGATGAGTAAGCGAAGCTGGTTCGATGTCAGCGAGCCGATCCGTGGCGGCGTACCCGTCATTTTCCCGTGGTTCGGACCACGCAAGGATGGTCCCAAGTCACCCAACCATGGATTCGCACGGCTGGTGCCGTGGGAAATTGAGTCGGTGAAACAGGCTAACGACGGTGTAGTTACTGCGGTTCTGACATTCCGTACAAATGAACAGACACGTTCGATCTGGCCACATGATGCGGAGCTTCGTTACACGGTTGTTGTCGGATCAACGCTGGTGATGTCGCTGGAAGTGAGAAACACCGGGCAGTCAGTTTTTCGCTTCGAAGAGGCACTACACACCTATTTCACCGTTTCTGACGTGAGACAGATATCCATACGCGGCCTTGAAGGGGTGACATATCTTGATAAAGCACCCGGTGCTTCCTCGCTGCGTGTGACACAGGATGGCCAGCCCATCACAATTGTCAGCGAGACCGATCGTGTTTACATGGCAACGCGAAGCACGTGCGTACTGGAAGATCCCGGGAGTGGCCGGAGGACCGTCATTGAAAAAGACGGATCGGACACTACGGTCGTCTGGAATCCATGGATCGCCAAGGCTGCGGCTATGCCCGATTTCGGCAATGACGAATGGACTCAAATGGTCTGTATCGAAACGGCAAACGTCGGTGATAATGCAGTTGAGCTTGCACCCGGCACTACGCACCTAATGCGGGCGACCCTGAAATAA
- a CDS encoding rhomboid family intramembrane serine protease yields MFFPIRSDRRLNSTPWVNLSIIVINVIVYLVTQNQIAAIEQAMRQGAWSYSQLIRSFPVLDYYLLPNAKLYQFITYQFLHASPMHLIGNMVFLYVFGNSVEDRLGKLGYAAFYLAGGVVAALGHFLMEPAPILGASGAVCAVTGAYLVLFPLSNITIIYWFIVIGTFEVSGLLLIVFQIGENVLLHVMGRGGVAYVAHLFGYAYGFLISLGLLGVRLLPREPYDLLALYEQRRRRAKFRNLTRQGYQPWENNKPGDPAPADDLKPTSESEQKLMDLRASIAADLSANRSDHAMESYEKLLELDPGQVMGRQQQLDLANHLMSAGRHEHAARAYELFLNTYRVDGQRDQVELILGLLYARYLDRRQRAKELLTSALTRLNDPQQKELAQQMLAEIG; encoded by the coding sequence ATGTTTTTCCCCATCCGCTCTGATCGACGGCTCAACTCGACCCCTTGGGTCAATCTTTCAATCATTGTCATCAACGTCATTGTTTATCTGGTTACTCAGAACCAGATCGCTGCCATCGAACAGGCCATGCGCCAGGGGGCGTGGAGCTATTCGCAGCTAATCCGCTCCTTTCCGGTGCTGGACTACTATCTGCTCCCTAATGCCAAGCTCTACCAGTTCATCACGTATCAGTTTCTCCACGCATCACCGATGCACCTGATCGGAAACATGGTGTTTCTCTATGTCTTTGGCAACAGCGTTGAAGACAGGCTTGGAAAACTTGGTTATGCAGCCTTTTATCTGGCGGGTGGTGTTGTTGCGGCCTTAGGTCATTTTCTGATGGAACCTGCTCCGATTCTCGGTGCCAGCGGGGCTGTCTGCGCGGTCACGGGGGCTTATCTGGTGCTCTTTCCGTTGAGCAATATCACCATCATTTACTGGTTCATCGTGATTGGCACTTTCGAGGTGTCAGGACTGTTGCTGATCGTATTTCAGATAGGCGAGAACGTGCTTCTACACGTAATGGGTAGAGGCGGTGTTGCTTACGTGGCACATCTCTTCGGTTATGCGTATGGCTTCCTGATATCGCTGGGCTTGTTGGGTGTTCGACTGCTGCCGCGCGAACCCTATGACCTGCTTGCCTTGTATGAACAACGCCGTCGTCGAGCAAAGTTCCGCAATCTGACGCGTCAGGGTTATCAACCATGGGAAAACAACAAGCCGGGTGACCCCGCGCCTGCGGACGATCTCAAACCCACGAGTGAATCCGAACAGAAACTCATGGATTTACGCGCAAGCATCGCCGCGGATCTTTCCGCGAATCGATCCGATCATGCCATGGAGAGTTATGAAAAGCTCCTGGAGTTGGACCCGGGACAGGTGATGGGACGTCAGCAGCAACTCGACCTGGCAAATCATCTGATGTCGGCTGGACGACATGAACATGCAGCACGGGCATACGAGTTGTTCCTCAATACCTACCGCGTTGACGGCCAACGGGATCAGGTCGAACTAATCCTCGGCCTGCTGTACGCACGCTACCTCGATCGACGTCAACGAGCCAAAGAATTGCTGACCTCTGCACTGACCCGCCTGAACGACCCACAACAGAAAGAGTTGGCACAGCAAATGCTTGCGGAAATTGGTTAA
- a CDS encoding 6-phosphofructokinase yields the protein MAKTSSLLRGNAAIGQSGGPTVVINQSLVGVIEALRNHTGIDKVLGCIHAVRGVLSEQFIELQNLPQERLERVARTPSAALGSSRDKPDSDYCRRIFQHFAKHNIRYFFYLGGNDSSDTCRIVSEMAKADGYELRCFHVPKTIDNDLVLNDHTPGFGSAAKFVAQAFMGDNLDNTALPGIKIDVVMGRHAGFLTAASLLARQHPEDGPHLIYVPEVAFNTDKFIVDVERIYRKHGRCMIAVSEGIHDAKGELIASKIASRVEKDAHGNVQLSGSGALGDFLSDAIKRHMGPKTRVRVDTFGYLQRSFVGCVSPTDAAEAREVGRKAAEAAIAGQLEGSVTIRRQCDNPYQVEYKLVSLAEVAGKTRTLPREYIVDDNNIDESYKQYLTPLVGPLPEVELLR from the coding sequence ATGGCCAAGACGTCTTCCCTATTGCGCGGCAACGCCGCCATCGGTCAATCCGGCGGGCCGACCGTTGTCATTAATCAATCTCTCGTCGGTGTCATTGAGGCACTGCGTAACCACACTGGCATTGACAAGGTACTTGGATGTATCCACGCAGTCCGTGGCGTGCTCAGCGAACAATTCATTGAGCTCCAGAATCTTCCGCAGGAACGGCTCGAGCGAGTCGCAAGGACGCCTAGTGCTGCACTGGGTTCCAGTCGAGATAAACCCGACTCCGACTACTGCCGCCGGATTTTTCAGCATTTTGCCAAACACAATATTCGGTATTTTTTCTATCTCGGCGGCAATGACAGCTCGGACACCTGTCGCATCGTCAGCGAGATGGCCAAAGCAGATGGTTATGAGCTGCGCTGCTTCCACGTGCCTAAAACCATCGATAACGATCTGGTACTCAACGACCATACGCCGGGATTTGGTTCTGCGGCAAAATTCGTGGCACAAGCCTTCATGGGTGACAATCTCGATAACACGGCTTTGCCGGGTATCAAAATCGATGTTGTCATGGGCCGACACGCAGGATTTCTGACTGCGGCGAGTTTGCTTGCACGGCAGCATCCCGAAGACGGGCCGCACCTGATCTATGTTCCCGAGGTTGCATTCAACACCGATAAGTTCATCGTGGACGTCGAGCGGATTTATCGCAAACATGGACGATGTATGATCGCGGTGAGCGAGGGTATTCATGATGCGAAAGGCGAGTTGATCGCGAGCAAGATCGCCAGCCGAGTCGAAAAAGACGCACATGGTAATGTGCAGCTCTCCGGCTCAGGCGCACTGGGCGACTTTCTCAGCGACGCCATCAAACGACACATGGGCCCCAAGACGCGCGTCCGGGTGGATACGTTCGGCTATCTTCAGAGGAGCTTCGTGGGTTGTGTTTCTCCAACCGACGCTGCGGAAGCACGGGAAGTAGGCCGCAAAGCTGCCGAAGCCGCTATTGCGGGCCAGCTTGAGGGATCGGTGACCATTCGTCGCCAATGCGATAATCCCTATCAAGTTGAATACAAGCTAGTCTCACTGGCGGAAGTTGCAGGAAAAACGCGAACACTTCCGCGTGAATACATCGTCGATGACAACAATATTGACGAGTCTTACAAGCAATATCTGACTCCGTTGGTCGGTCCGCTGCCGGAGGTGGAGCTTTTGAGGTAA
- a CDS encoding Gfo/Idh/MocA family oxidoreductase, translating to MSKPVTAAIVGAGHRAVGYSEYARLHPDRLRITAIAEPNDVRRRREGDRFNIPEAFRFRSYTDLAARPGLADAVINGTMDQLHFASSLPLLEAGYHILLEKPIAPNEQEVRGLIEAANRFQRIVLICHVLRYAPFYQKIKSLLDSGAIGQLIALNTTESINYHHMTTPFVRGRWRQRATNPIMLSKCCHDLDIIAWLLSGVPAKKVASFGSLTQFRPENAPPGSAMRCLDGCQIESTCIHSAKTNYIEQGLWGMYVWECIEHIENPTIDQKLESLRTTNPFGRCVWHCDNDVVDHQSVLIEFANGVTATHNLFTGGARIARTIHITGSHGDLDGDLEANLIRLRRPNHEPGRDHTQEVINVAAEREGEMAGHGGGDAGLIEDFVNVVAGRPASKSVTSIQDSLTGHLIAFAADVAMNEGRVVELF from the coding sequence ATGTCAAAACCTGTTACGGCAGCGATTGTCGGAGCGGGGCACCGCGCGGTGGGTTATTCCGAATACGCCAGACTTCATCCGGATCGACTGCGGATCACGGCAATTGCTGAGCCTAACGACGTTCGGCGGCGGCGGGAAGGCGACCGCTTTAATATCCCGGAAGCATTCCGCTTTCGCTCTTACACAGACCTCGCAGCGCGACCAGGGCTGGCTGATGCCGTCATCAACGGCACGATGGATCAGCTCCATTTTGCGTCATCGCTGCCTCTGCTCGAAGCGGGATATCACATCCTGCTGGAAAAACCAATCGCCCCTAACGAGCAAGAGGTTCGCGGACTGATCGAGGCGGCCAATCGCTTCCAACGAATTGTCCTCATATGCCATGTATTGCGCTATGCCCCCTTTTATCAGAAGATCAAGTCACTGCTCGATAGCGGCGCGATCGGCCAGTTGATAGCACTCAATACCACTGAAAGCATCAACTATCACCACATGACCACGCCCTTTGTGCGCGGGCGGTGGCGACAACGGGCAACCAATCCCATCATGCTTTCCAAGTGCTGTCACGACCTCGACATCATTGCGTGGCTTCTCTCTGGTGTACCGGCGAAAAAAGTAGCCAGTTTTGGTTCACTCACCCAATTCCGTCCCGAAAATGCCCCTCCCGGCTCGGCGATGCGGTGCCTTGATGGCTGCCAGATCGAATCAACCTGTATTCACTCCGCAAAAACTAACTACATCGAGCAAGGTTTGTGGGGCATGTATGTTTGGGAGTGCATCGAACACATCGAAAACCCCACGATTGATCAGAAACTCGAATCACTCCGTACCACAAATCCTTTCGGCCGATGTGTGTGGCATTGCGATAATGATGTGGTTGACCATCAGAGCGTGTTAATTGAGTTCGCCAACGGTGTGACAGCGACGCACAACCTCTTCACCGGCGGCGCTCGTATCGCACGAACAATTCACATCACAGGTTCACACGGAGATCTGGACGGCGATCTAGAGGCCAACCTCATTCGTCTCCGTCGACCTAATCACGAACCCGGCCGGGACCATACACAGGAAGTCATCAATGTCGCAGCGGAACGCGAAGGTGAGATGGCTGGTCATGGTGGCGGCGATGCCGGCTTGATCGAAGACTTCGTGAATGTCGTAGCAGGTCGTCCAGCATCAAAGAGCGTCACGAGCATTCAGGATTCGCTGACTGGGCACCTTATCGCCTTCGCTGCGGATGTAGCGATGAATGAAGGCCGTGTGGTCGAACTCTTTTGA